CGGTCGAGCCCAAGACCAAGGGCGACCAGGAAAAGATGAGCCAGGGTCTGGCGCGTCTGGCAGCCGAAGACCCGTCCTTCCGCGTCGAAACCGATCTGGAATCGGGTCAGACGATCATGAAGGGCATGGGCGAACTGCACCTCGACATCCTGGTCGACCGTCTCAAGCGCGAGTTCAAGGTCGAAGCCAATATCGGTGCGCCGCAGGTGGCCTATCGCGAAACCATCGGCCACGCGATCGAGCACACCTATACCCACAAGAAGCAGTCGGGTGGTTCGGGCCAATACGCCGAGGTCAAGCTGGAAATTTCCCCGACCGAACCGGGCGAGGGCTATTCGTTCGAAAGCCGCATCGTCGGCGGCGCGGTTCCGAAGGAATACATCCCCGGCGTCGAAAAGGGCATCAAGTCGGTGATGGACAGCGGTCCGCTGGCCGGCTTCCCGGTGATCGACTTCAAGGTCGCGCTGGTGGACGGCAAGTTCCACGACGTCGACTCGTCGGTCCTGGCCTTCGAGATCGCTTCGCGGATGTGCATGCGCGAAGGCCTCAAGAAGGCCGGCGCCAAGCTGCTCGAGCCGATCATGAAGGTCGAAGTGGTGACGCCCGAGGAATATACCGGCGGCATCATCGGCGACCTGACCTCTCGCCGGGGCCAGGTGACCGGACAGGAGCCGCGTGGCAACGCCGTCGCGATCAACGCCTTCGTGCCGCTGGCCAACATGTTCGGCTACATCAACAACCTGCGCTCGATGTCCTCGGGCCGCGCGCAGTTCACGATGCAGTTCGACCACTATGACCCGGTCCCGCAGAACATCAGCGACGAGATCCAGGCGAAATACGCATAACGGGATGGCGGGGTGAACCCCGCCCTACCCACCACCGTAGGGCGGGGTTCACCCCGCCGCCCACAAGAAAAGAGGGAGCCTTACCATGGCAAAGGAAAAGTTTTCGCGGTCGAAGCCGCACTGCAACATCGGCACGATTGGTCACGTTGACCACGGCAAGACGACGCTGACGGCGGCGATCACGAAGTATTTCGGTGATTTCAAGGCGTATGACGCGATCGACTCGGCGCCCGAGGAGAAGGCGCGGGGGATCACGATCTCGACGGCGCATGTGGAATACGAGACCGACGCGCGGCACTATGCGCATGTCGATTGCCCGGGCCACGCGGACTATGTGAAGAACATGATCACGGGTGCGGCGCAGATGGACGGCGCGATCCTGGTGGTGAACGCCGCCGACGGCCCGATGCCGCAGACCCGCGAGCACATCCTGCTGGGCCGCCAGGTCGGCATCCCGGCGATGGTGGTGTTCCTCAACAAGGTCGACCAGGTCGACGACGAGGAGCTTCTGGAGCTGGTCGAGATGGAAGTGCGCGAGCTTCTTTCGGCCTACGACTTCCCGGGCGACGACATCCCGATCATCGCGGGTTCGGCGCTGGCGGCGCTGGAAGGCCGCGATCCGGAGATCGGCGAGAACAAGATCCGCGAGCTGATGCAGGCGGTTGACGATTACATCCCGCAGCCGGCGCGGGCGGTTGACCAGCCGTTCCTGATGCCGATCGAGGACGTGTTCTCGATCTCGGGGCGCGGCACGGTCGTGACCGGCCGTGTCGAGCGGGGCGTGATCAACGTGGGCGACGAGATCGAGATCGTCGGCATCCGCGACACCAAGAAGACGACCTGCACGGGTGTCGAGATGTTCCGCAAGCTGCTGGATCGCGGCGAGGCGGGCGACAATATCGGCGCGCTGCTGCGCGGCGTCGAGCGTGACGGTGTCGAGCGCGGCCAGGTGCTGTGCAAGCCGGGTTCGGTGACGCCGCACACCAAGTTCGAGGCCGAGGTCTACATCCTGACCAAGGAAGAGGGCGGCCGCCACACGCCGTTCTTCGCGAACTACCGCCCGCAATTCTACTTCCGCACGACGGACGTGACGGGGACGGTGGAACTGCCGTCGGGCACCGAGATGGTGATGCCGGGCGACAACCTGAAGTTCACCGTGGAACTGATCGCGCCGATCGCGATGGAAGACGGCCTGCGCTTCGCCATCCGCGAAGGCGGCCGCACCGTCGGCTCCGGCGTCGTCGCCAAGATCCTCGAGTAAGCCGACAGCGCTCGACCAAGCCAATCACGGGTGGCCCCGGCCACCCGCACGGGTTCGACGAGGGGGCGGGACGGTCCCGCCTCCCTCCTCTCAACCCCAACGCCAATGAAGGCAAAGACCGATGCAAAGCCAGAACATCCGGATCCGGCTCAAGGCGTTCGATTACCGCGTGCTGGATGCCAGCACCCAGGAGATCGTGAACACCGCCAAGCGGACCGGCGCGCAGGTGCGCGGACCGATCCCGCTGCCGAACAAGATCGAGAAATTCACCGTTCTGCGTGGTCCCCACGTGAACAAGAAATCCCGCGACCAGTTCGAAATCCGCACGCACAAGCGGCTTTTGGACATCGTCGATCCGACCCCGCAGACCGTGGACGCGCTGATGAAGCTCGACCTCGCGGCCGGCGTGGATGTCGAGATCAAGGTGTAAGGGAGGGCTGTCCGATGCGTTCAGGAGTGATCGCAAAGAAGGTCGGCATGACCCGTCTTTTCATGGAAGACGGCAAGCAGATCCCCGTCACCGTGCTGCAACTGGACAACCTTCAGGTTGTTGCGCAGCGCACAGCGGACACGCATGGTTATTCGGCGGTTCAGCTGGGCTGCGGCACGGCCAAGGCCAAGCGCACGTCGAAGGCAATGCGCGGCCATTTCGCCGCCGCCAAGGTCGAACCCAAGCGCAAGGTGGCCGAATTCCGCGTCGCGCCGGAGAACATGATCGACGTGGGTGAGGAAATCACCGCCGATCATTACTTCGCCGGCCAGTACGTGGACGTGTCGGGCACGTCGATCGGCAAGGGTTTTGCCGGTGCGATGAAGCGGCACAATTTCGGTGGTCTGCGCGCCTCGCACGGCGTGTCGATCAGCCACCGTTCGCACGGCTCGACCGGCCAGTGCCAGGAACCCGGCAAGGTGTTCAAGGGCAAGAAGATGGCGGGCCACATGGGCGCCGTCCGCGTCACCACGCAGAACCTGCAGGTGGTCAAGACCGATGCCGATCGCGGCATCATCATGATCAAGGGCGCGGTTCCCGGTGCCAAGGGCGGCTGGGTCACGATCAAGGACGCGGTGAAAAAGCCGTTGCCCGAGAACGTCATCCTGCCCGCCGCGCTGCGTTCGGCCGCGGCCGAAGCCAAGCGTCTGGCCGAAGAAGCCGCCGCTGCCGCCGAAGCCGAAGCCAAGGCCGCCGAAGAGGCACGCCTGGCCGAGGAAGCCGCACAGCAGGCCGCCGCAGAAGCCGAAGCCGAAAAGGCGGGCGACGATGCATCGGATGCCCCCGAGAACAAGGAAGGTGAGTGAGATGAAATTCGACGTCATCAAGCTCGACGGCGGCAAGGCCGGGTCGGTCGACCTGACGGACGAGATCTTTGATCTCGAGCCGCGCGCCGACATCCTGCACCGCGTCGTGCGTTGGCAGCGCAACAAGGCGCAGGCCGGCACGCACAAGGTCAAGACCCGTTCGGAAGTCAGCTACTCGACCAAGAAGATCTATCGCCAGAAGGGCACCGGCGGCGCACGCCACGGATCGCGCAAGGCACCGATCTTCCGCAAGGGCGGCATCTACAAGGGTCCGACCCCGCGCAGCCACGCCCACGACCTGCCCAAGAAGGTCCGCGCGCTTGGCCTCAAGCACGCCCTGTCGGCCAAGGCCAAGTCGGGCGCTCTGGTGGTCATCGACATGGCGGAATCGGACGGCAAGACCGGCGCCTTGGCCAAGCAGATCGCCAAGCTGGGCTGGAAGCGCGCGTTGATCATCGATGGCGCTGCGGTGAACGAGGGCTTTGCCCAGGCCGCGCGCAACATCGAAGGTCTGGATGTGCTGCCCAGCATCGGCGCAAACGTCTATGACATCCTTCGCCGTGACACGCTTGTGCTCACCAAGGCGGGTGTCGAAGCACTGGAGGCTCGACTGAAATGAGCGCGAAGCCCGAACATTACGACGTGATCCGCAAGCCGCTGATCACCGAGAAAACCACCATGGCGTCGGAAAACGGCGCGGTGGTCTTCGAAGTGGCCATGGACGCCAACAAGCCGCAGATCAAGGAAGCGGTGGAAACGCTGTTCGGCGTCAAGGTGAAGGCGGTCAACACCGCCATCGCCAAGGGTAAGACCAAGCGGTTCAAGGGCACCAAGGGCAAGCGGGCCGACGTCAAGAAAGCCTATGTCACCCTTGAAGAGGGTAACACGATCGACGTGTCGACCGGTCTCTGACCGACGAGTACAAGGCGGGTCGAACCCGCCGAACGCAAACCCCGGCCCGGATCGCGGCCGGGGTTTTCGTTTTCGGGCCGGCCGACGCGTGCTGGTCAGAGCGGCACGTCGTCATAGCTGCGGGCCTGTCCGGTCTGCGCTTGTTTCAGCGCATCCCCGGTCGCTTCGGACATCATCTTGAACAGGTGCGCCGCTTCTTCCGAGTATTGCTTCATCGCGGTCTGGTAGAATTCGGACTGGATTTTCATCAGTTCCGCGGGGTTCTTGCAGCTGAGGATGGCGCGTTGCGTTTCCATGTCCTGCTGCAGCCGTTTCATCACGAATTCGGCGCTTTCGGCCATGATGTCGTACCAGGCATGCATCACCGTCGGGCTGACCGCCTTCATCGCGGCGGTCATCGCGGTGGCGCCGGTTTCGGTGTCGGTTTTCGGTTTGGTGGTCTTGTTCATGTCGGCATCTCCCTTGAAAGCCGTTTGCGGGCACGCGCGACAGCGCGACCGGAAACCGCGGGCATCATACTCCCCGAACGGGAACCGGGCCTTGATCTGGATCGTTCGGGCAGTGCACTTGACCGGGGCGAAACCCGGTCGGGTCGTGGTCTTTGCCCGAACCCCCGCGAAAGCCTTGACCCCTTGCGCCCATCCGACTACACGAGGCCATCCGTGAGGCCCCGGATTCGTCCGGGGCTTCGCTTTTGTTCGCAAGAACGCTTCTAACCGGGCACCTCCGGGGGCCTATACCACGGTCGCAAGACCCACACATAGCGGGGCAAAGGCCCTGCAAAGCTGACGGAAGACAGAAAGCATGGCACTCAAGTCGTACAAGCCGACGACGCCGGGCCAGCGCGGGCTGGTGCTGATCGACCGTTCGGAGCTGTACAAAGGACGCCCCGTCAAGGCCCTCACCGAGGGTCTGACGAAATCGGGCGGCCGGAACAACACCGGACGTATCACGGCACGCCGCCGCGGTGGCGGGGCGAAACGCCTCTACCGGATCGTCGATTTCAAGCGGAACAAGTTCGACGTGAACGGCATCGTCGTTCGTATCGAATATGACCCCAACCGCACCGCGTTCATCGCACTGGTTCAGTATGATGACGGCGAACAGGCCTATATCCTGGCCCCGCAGCGGCTGGGCATCGGAGACAAGGTCGTGGCCAGCGCCAAGGCCGACATCAAGCCGGGCAACGCGATGCCGTTCAGCGGCATGCCGATCGGCACGATCGTCCACAATATCGAACTGAAGCCCGGCAAGGGCGGCCAGATCGCACGCGCCGCGGGCACCTACGCCCAGTTCGTCGGCCGCGACGGTGGCTATGCCCAGATCCGTCTGAGTTCGGGCGAACTGCGCCTGGTGCGCCAGGAATGCATGGCCACGGTTGGCGCGGTGTCGAACCCCGACAACTCCAACCAGAACCTGGGCAAGGCCGGCCGCGTCCGCCACATGGGCAAGCGCCCGTCCGTCCGCGGTGTCGTGATGAACCCGATCGACCACCCGCATGGCGGTGGCGAAGGCCGTACCTCGGGTGGCCGTCACCCGGTGACGCCCTGGGGCAAGCCGACCAAGGGCAAGAAGACCCGCAACACCAACAAGGCCTCGCAAAAGCTGATCATCCGCTCGCGCCACGCCAAGAAGAAGGGGCGGTAATCCATGTCGCGCTCTGTTTGGAAAGGCCCCTTTGTCGATGCCTACGTCTTGAAGAAGGCGGAAAAGGCTCGCGAATCCGGCCGCAACGAAGTGATCAAGATCTGGTCGCGCCGTTCGACGATCCTGCCCCAGTTCGTGGGCCTGACGTTCGGCGTCTACAACGGCCAGAAGCACATCCCGGTCAACGTGACCGAGGACATGATCGGCCAGAAATTCGGTGAATACTCCCCCACGCGGACCTATTACGGCCACGCGGCGGACAAGAAAGCCAAGAGGAAGTAAGCCATGGGCAAGGATAAAAATCCCCGCCGCGTGGCGGACAACGAAGCGATGGCCAAGCTGCGCATGCTGCGCACCAGCCCGCAGAAGCTGAACCTTGTCGCCGCGCTGATCCGCGGCAAGAAGGTCGAACGCGCCTTGACCGATCTGACCTTCTCGAAGAAGCGGATCGCCGAGGACGTGAAGAAGTGCCTGCAATCCGCCATCGCCAACGCCGAGAACAACCACGGCCTGGACGTCGACGAACTGATCGTCGCCGAGGCCTATGTCGGCAAGAACCTGGTGATGAAGCGCGGCCGTCCGCGGGCGCGTGGCCGGTTCGGCCGGATCAACAAGCCGTTCTCGGAACTCACCATCAAGGTGCGCCAGATCGAGGAGCAAGCCTAATGGGTAACAAGACCAATCCGATCGGCATGCGCCTGCAGGTCAACCGCACCTGGGACAGCCGCTGGTACGCCGATACCAAGGATTACGGGAACCTTCTTCTCGAAGATCTCGCGATCCGCGACTTCATTCACAACGAATGCAAGCAGGCCGGTGTGGCCCGTATCATCATCGAACGCCCGCACAAGAAGTGCCGCGTGACGATCCACACGGCCCGTCCGGGTGTGATCATCGGCAAGAAGGGCGCCGATATCGAGGTGCTGCGCAAGAAGCTGGCGGCGATGACCGACAGCGAACTGCACCTCAACATCGTCGAAGTGCGCAAGCCGGAACTGGACGCGCGCCTGGTGGGTGAGTCGATCGCCCAGCAGCTCGAACGC
This sequence is a window from Thalassococcus arenae. Protein-coding genes within it:
- the rpsC gene encoding 30S ribosomal protein S3, which gives rise to MGNKTNPIGMRLQVNRTWDSRWYADTKDYGNLLLEDLAIRDFIHNECKQAGVARIIIERPHKKCRVTIHTARPGVIIGKKGADIEVLRKKLAAMTDSELHLNIVEVRKPELDARLVGESIAQQLERRVSFRRAMKRAVQNAMRMGALGIRVNVAGRLGGAEIARTEWYREGRVPLHTLRADIDYANVEATTPYGIIGIKVWIFKGEIMEHDPSARDRKAQELQDGPAPRGPGGPRRDR
- the rplV gene encoding 50S ribosomal protein L22, translated to MGKDKNPRRVADNEAMAKLRMLRTSPQKLNLVAALIRGKKVERALTDLTFSKKRIAEDVKKCLQSAIANAENNHGLDVDELIVAEAYVGKNLVMKRGRPRARGRFGRINKPFSELTIKVRQIEEQA
- the rplC gene encoding 50S ribosomal protein L3; translation: MRSGVIAKKVGMTRLFMEDGKQIPVTVLQLDNLQVVAQRTADTHGYSAVQLGCGTAKAKRTSKAMRGHFAAAKVEPKRKVAEFRVAPENMIDVGEEITADHYFAGQYVDVSGTSIGKGFAGAMKRHNFGGLRASHGVSISHRSHGSTGQCQEPGKVFKGKKMAGHMGAVRVTTQNLQVVKTDADRGIIMIKGAVPGAKGGWVTIKDAVKKPLPENVILPAALRSAAAEAKRLAEEAAAAAEAEAKAAEEARLAEEAAQQAAAEAEAEKAGDDASDAPENKEGE
- the tuf gene encoding elongation factor Tu codes for the protein MAKEKFSRSKPHCNIGTIGHVDHGKTTLTAAITKYFGDFKAYDAIDSAPEEKARGITISTAHVEYETDARHYAHVDCPGHADYVKNMITGAAQMDGAILVVNAADGPMPQTREHILLGRQVGIPAMVVFLNKVDQVDDEELLELVEMEVRELLSAYDFPGDDIPIIAGSALAALEGRDPEIGENKIRELMQAVDDYIPQPARAVDQPFLMPIEDVFSISGRGTVVTGRVERGVINVGDEIEIVGIRDTKKTTCTGVEMFRKLLDRGEAGDNIGALLRGVERDGVERGQVLCKPGSVTPHTKFEAEVYILTKEEGGRHTPFFANYRPQFYFRTTDVTGTVELPSGTEMVMPGDNLKFTVELIAPIAMEDGLRFAIREGGRTVGSGVVAKILE
- the rplB gene encoding 50S ribosomal protein L2; protein product: MALKSYKPTTPGQRGLVLIDRSELYKGRPVKALTEGLTKSGGRNNTGRITARRRGGGAKRLYRIVDFKRNKFDVNGIVVRIEYDPNRTAFIALVQYDDGEQAYILAPQRLGIGDKVVASAKADIKPGNAMPFSGMPIGTIVHNIELKPGKGGQIARAAGTYAQFVGRDGGYAQIRLSSGELRLVRQECMATVGAVSNPDNSNQNLGKAGRVRHMGKRPSVRGVVMNPIDHPHGGGEGRTSGGRHPVTPWGKPTKGKKTRNTNKASQKLIIRSRHAKKKGR
- the rpsJ gene encoding 30S ribosomal protein S10, which translates into the protein MQSQNIRIRLKAFDYRVLDASTQEIVNTAKRTGAQVRGPIPLPNKIEKFTVLRGPHVNKKSRDQFEIRTHKRLLDIVDPTPQTVDALMKLDLAAGVDVEIKV
- the rplD gene encoding 50S ribosomal protein L4; the protein is MKFDVIKLDGGKAGSVDLTDEIFDLEPRADILHRVVRWQRNKAQAGTHKVKTRSEVSYSTKKIYRQKGTGGARHGSRKAPIFRKGGIYKGPTPRSHAHDLPKKVRALGLKHALSAKAKSGALVVIDMAESDGKTGALAKQIAKLGWKRALIIDGAAVNEGFAQAARNIEGLDVLPSIGANVYDILRRDTLVLTKAGVEALEARLK
- the rpsS gene encoding 30S ribosomal protein S19, with the protein product MSRSVWKGPFVDAYVLKKAEKARESGRNEVIKIWSRRSTILPQFVGLTFGVYNGQKHIPVNVTEDMIGQKFGEYSPTRTYYGHAADKKAKRK
- a CDS encoding phasin family protein; translation: MNKTTKPKTDTETGATAMTAAMKAVSPTVMHAWYDIMAESAEFVMKRLQQDMETQRAILSCKNPAELMKIQSEFYQTAMKQYSEEAAHLFKMMSEATGDALKQAQTGQARSYDDVPL
- a CDS encoding 50S ribosomal protein L23, producing the protein MSAKPEHYDVIRKPLITEKTTMASENGAVVFEVAMDANKPQIKEAVETLFGVKVKAVNTAIAKGKTKRFKGTKGKRADVKKAYVTLEEGNTIDVSTGL